Part of the bacterium genome is shown below.
GCTTGAATCCCGGTGCACGTTCGATCATCTCTCTTGTGATGGGATTTCCCGGACGCACGGAATCGCGCAAGAGGATTTTCACCGCCCGCCCGCAAAAAGTTTCGAGGGGCATCTCGTCGATCGCGGCCCCCTCCGCGTAAAAATGCCGCGGGGCGTCAATGTGGGTTCCCTGGTGGATCGCCATGCGCACCGCGCTGTTCTGCCTTCCATGGGTATCGAGTTCGTGAAAGCGCCAGAATTCAACGGCCGGAAACGTAGGGACAAGCGCAAGATCGGGATGTCCCAGGGGAGCAGTGAGATCGATCCAGCGCGGCATGATACCTCCCGGGGACAGCGCGTCAATTTCTTAAAAACAGCCCGTGCTTCTGCAGGAAGAGGTTGAGCTGGGTCGCGACGCCCCCCGCCTGCTCGAAAGAAGGATTTCGCTTGGCGCCCTCGATGATCAGGGCCTCGCAGTCGGGGATGCGGGCGGCCAGGACCTGAGCGCTTTCGACACGCTCCTCGTCCTCGCTCCCCGCCAGGACGAGAACCGGACAACGGATTTCTCCAAGGCGCGGGGTCAGATCGGGTGCGTTCAGCAGCGCGCGGCACACGGCGGTGTAGCCCTCCGGCATATTCGCGAGAAAGTTCCTGTGGTGCTCGGCGCGCTCCTTCGGAGACATGCCGCGCGGGAGACCGCCCACGGCCTTGAGCGATTTGTACGCCTCGCCCATGTCTCCTATTTCGGCGTTTTGAATTCTCTTGGTGAACGTGCTCCGAAAAAAAGGTTTC
Proteins encoded:
- a CDS encoding alpha/beta hydrolase; this translates as MVRLAGESPRIAHHIKLSPPGTDDPVILCYEDIRGEGPPLVLLPGLGDTVWIWHRLIPLLPSGQRIIALEPRGQGRSASPKGPYTLDMLSGDLRKLIERLGLARPVLIGQGLGARVAILFAIENPELPSGLILTAADAGPPKPFFRSTFTKRIQNAEIGDMGEAYKSLKAVGGLPRGMSPKERAEHHRNFLANMPEGYTAVCRALLNAPDLTPRLGEIRCPVLVLAGSEDEERVESAQVLAARIPDCEALIIEGAKRNPSFEQAGGVATQLNLFLQKHGLFLRN